AGCTGCGGAGGCGGCTTTGTTAATGCATTGGCTTGCATTGTGAATGCGGAGGCGGCCTTGTTAATGCATTGGCTTGCATTGCGAATGCAGGGGCGGCCTTGTTAATGCAGCGGCTTGCATTGCGAATGCGGAGGCGGCCTTGTTAATACATTGGCTTGCATTGTGAATGCATCCACCTGCATTATTAATGCATCAACTTGCAAAAATTAACCCATCCTTATATCAAGTTCGGCTAATTACTTACGATATAGTCGGTTTGCTTGGTAATAGGTAATGGCTAATGGGTAATAGGTAATACTCAAAACCAATTACCAATTACCAATTACCAATTACCAATTACCAATTACCAATTCCCAATTCCCAATTCCCAATTCCCAATTCCCAATTACCAATTCCCAATTCCCAATTCCCAATTCCCAATTCCCAATTCCCAATTCCCAATACTTCCACGAGGGTTTGAGGTGCTAGAACTTTCTCCCGTCTGTCCCCTTGGCACCAACTCAGTTGTGGCGACGGTTAACCAAAATAAAGTACTCACCACCATTCGTAATACAGAAGTGACTGCGGATGTAACAAATGTGATGGCGCTGGAGTGTGCAAAGCGGCGACGAGCATTTTCTGCTAAAGGTATACCCGCACATCAGCTAACAAAGTTGTGCGCTAGCCATCGCCTGCTACGCACCCAAGGAATGTCTGGGCCGGCGACATTCCCACATTTTCGTTTGCTGGGTCTGTGTACAGGAGGACGTGACATCGGCTCTGATCAATTTGAAATTGAGTCTCTCACAGAACATCTAGAATTTTATTTTCAGCTTTTTGATGCAGCTAATCAAGTTGGGTTTGCGATCGCAAATGTGCGTGTCACCTTGACCGCATTTGATCAAGTCCGCTACAATACACTGCAAACTTCCGTACTCGAAAAACTCGCCGCCAAATATGCGGGGATCAGTTTTGCTTTTGATCAAGAACGTGAAACTGGACGTGGCTACTATCAAAGTGCTGGATTCCACATCTACGCTTGTGACTCATCGAGAACCGAGTATTTTCTTGTAGATGGTGGATTTACCGATTGGACGCAGAAATTACTGAACAACAAAAAAGAACGATTGCTCATTAGTGGGATCGGAAGTGAGCGGTTTGTGTTTTGCTTTGGATAATAGTATTTTAGATTTTAGATTTTAGATTTTGTATTTTGGATTGGAAATCGCCTTCTCTGTGTGAATTGAGTGAATCTACCTGATTGTATACTTTGCTCAGATAGAGAAAATGTTCACCACTAAATTAAATGTAGAAACGAGCATGTCTATTTTTCAGTTGAGAGTTCGTTGGTTGAGTCAGGTGAATACTATCAATTTGGGTTCTGTAAAATTACGTTTGATAGTTACATTTGCTATCTTTTTTTTAGCAGGAATCACGGCTACTGTGGCAGAAGTCACAAAAGCAGCAAAACCAAATTTTACATTGCAACTCTTACACACTTCTGACCAAGAAGCAGGTGTGCCGGCGTTGCAGGATGCACCAAATTTTTCTGCGGTGCTGAATGCACTTAAAAATCAGGATGCTAATCGTGACGGTAAGCCTGATTATCTTAATACTTTAATTCTCTCCTCTGGTGATGCTTATATTCCCAGCCCCTTCTTATTTGCTAGTGATACAGTATTTGGTGGTCAGGGAAGAGGTGATATCTTAATTCAAAATGCCCTTGGTTTTAATGCGATCGCTTTTGGCAATCACGAATTTGACTTAGGTACTGCTGTTGTTGCGGACTTAATTCAAGCTAATGAAAATTACCCAGGTACACAATTCCCCTATCTCAGCAGCAACTTAGACTTCAGCACTGATCAAGATTTGGCAAAATTAGTTACTGCTGATGGACAAGAAGCAAGTAAAATACCTAACAAAATTGCCCGTAGCACTATCATCACTGTAAATGGTGAAAAAATTGCTGTGGTTGGGGCGACAACTCCCACACTACCAACTATTTCTTCAAGCGGTGGTGTGACAGTGTTACCCAAAAATTTTAATGACAGAAATGCAGCAGACATCGCCGCTTTAGCTGCTGAGATTCAAACTTCTGTTAATACACTGCTGACAAAAAACCCAGAGATTAACAAAGTTATTCTCCTGACACATATGCAGCAAATTGCCATTGAACTCAAGCTGGCCCAATTACTGAAAAAAGTAGATATCATCGTCGCTGGTGGTTCCAATACCTTGTTAGCTGACAAGACAGACCGTCTGCGAGTGGGTGACAAACCTGCTGGAACTTATCCAATTATTCAAAAAGCAGCAGATGGTAATCCCATAGCCGTAGTCAACACCGACGGAAACTATCGCTATGTTGGTCGTTTGGTTGTGGCTTTTGATGGTAATGGAGTGATTATTCCTAAAAGTATTAACCCCAAAATCAGCGGTGCTTACGCTACTGATTCCCAAGGTGTAATAGCTGTCAATGGAAAACCAGACCCCAAAATTGTCGCCATTACAACAGCAATCAAAAAAGTAATTATTGCCCAAGATGGTAAAATTTTCGGGAAAAGCAACGTCTTCCTCAACGGTTTGCGGCGTGATGTCCGCACCCAAGAAACCAACTTAGGAAATCTAGCAGCCGATGCTAATTTAGCGATCGCCAAGAGTTACGATTCTAAAACAGTCATCTCCATCAAAAATGCTGGTAGTATCCGCGATAACATCGGCGTATACACCTTTCCCCCAGGTTCCACTCGTCCAGAAGATGTAATCAGATTACCACCCCAAGCCAACCCTGTAGCAGGTAAAAAAGACGGAGAAATTTCCCAACTTGATATTGCCAATGCACAGCGGTTTAATAATAGTTTGACACTCATCACCTTAACCGCCGCAGAATTACAAACTGTGATTGAACACAGCGTTGCAGCCATCACACCAGGTGCCACACCAGGGAGTTTTCCCCAAGTTGCGGGATTAGCTTTTAGCTTTGACCCAGATTTGCCAGCTGGTAAACGTGTTAAATCATTAGCTATCAAAGACAACAAAGGTAAAATCATCGATGTAGTAATCAAAAATGGCAACTTAGTAGGTGATCCCAATCGCACCTTCCGCACCGTGACTTTAACCTTTTTAGCAACTGGTGGTGATGGTTATCCTTTCCCTAAAACACAACGAGTTGATTTAATATCAAAAGACACTGACCCCAGCAAACGCACCGGCTTAGCCACCTTTGCACCTGATGGTTCTGAACAAGATGCACTTGCAGAATATTTAGCTGCTAACTTCAGACAAACTCCATTTACTCAAAAAGATGTGCCACCAGCGGAAGATACCCGCATTCAAAATCTGAAATATCGTCAAGATGTGGTGTTGTTAAAATAAAAAAACCTAACAATAACTAAACGTGAATTCGACGAACCTTTCCTTCCCAACCTCCCTCTCCTTTTAGGAAAGGGAGGAAGCAACGAAAAATTATGATTTTGGCTCCCCTCTCCGCGTCGGAGAGGGGTTGGGGGAGAGGTCTAAACGGCAATTGTCGAACTCACATTAACTCAATGTAACTAATAATTTTATGCCATTGTTAGAAACATTATCTACGCCTCGCGTAATAGGCGATCGCTTGCGAATTGAACATTTTGATTTGCTTTGCAAAATGCATCAAGACCCCAAAGTTATGGCAACTCTAGCAGGAGTTCGTTCCAATGAAGAAACACAGCTAATTATCCAAGAAAATCTGCAACATTGGGAACGTCACGGTTTTGGTTTATGGGTATTTCGAGACAAAATAGACAATCGTTTTGTTGGTCGTGCCGGTCTTCGCCATGTCCATGTAGAAGGTAAAGATGAAGTAGAGTTAGCTTACGCTTTAATGTCAGAATTTTGGGGTAAAGGATTGGCAACAGAAATAGGTGAAGCCATCTTAAAAGTAGGTTTTGAACAACTAAAGTTACCAGAGGTAGTTTGCTTCACCATGACAACCAATTTCGCATCACAGCGGGTTATGCAAAAGCTAGGATTTCAATACGAACGTGATTTTATCCGCGCCAACTTACCCCATGTATTTTATCGTTTGAAAGTTTCAATTTGACAACTGACCACTGACAACTGACCACTAACAACTGACAACTGACAACTGACAACTGACCACTGACAACTAACAACTGACCACTAACCACTGACAACTGACCACTGACAACCTTATCTTATGATTTGAAAATGCCTATTTATGATTCCATTGGACAAGAATATACAAAAACTCGTATTCCTGACATTCGTATTGTCAATAAATTAATTGAATTGCTCAATCAGCCAAAAGATAGTATTATAGCCGATATTGGGGCTGGTACTGGTGGTTACAGTCGAGCGATCGCTAACCAAGGATATTCTGTTTATGCCATAGAACCTTCAAAAATTATGCGATCGCAGTCCATACAACATCCTCAAGTGAAATGGTTCACTGGCTATGTAGAAACTCTTCCCTTACCAGACAAATCTGTTGATGCAGTCATAAGTATCTTGGCAATTCATCACTTTTCTAATTTAGAAAAAGCCTTTAGTGAAATGCATCGAATTGTGAAATCTGGGGCAATTGTTTTATTGAGCTTTGATATTAGATTTGCTCAAAAAATATGGCTTTACGATTACTTTCCTTGGCTTTGGGAAGATGCACTACGATTTCTCCCCCTCCATGAACAGATAAACCTGATTCAAACAAATACTCAAAGACATGTTGAAGCTTTTCCTTTAATGTTGCCCTATGATTTATCTGATTTGTTTGCCGCAGCAGCTTGGAGACGACCGCAATTGTACCTCAAACCAGAAGTACGTGCGGGAATATCGTCTTTCGCTTTAGCCGATGCGAGTTTAGTTGAACCAGGATTGAAGTCACTCGCCGCAGATTTGAGTAATGGTGAATGGCAAGCAAAGTATGGAGATATCTGCAAAATCACAGAAATTGATCTAGGTTATCGTTTCCTACGCGCAACACTTGATTAGCAGAGGAACTCCAAAAAATCAATTATGCCGATAAATATTGGAAAGTTGGATAAGCCAAAGCACATCTAAATTGCATAATCATATCATGTCCTTTGCTTATTACTTATAATATGTCCGCAGCGAGCGCAACGAAGGGAAGCGAAGCAATCCCAGAGTCTTTGTGATTGCTTCGCTTCCCTCGCAATTGACTTCTAATCAATCGGGCATGATATCATATCAAGTCCGGTTAATTAGTTATGATTACCACAGTCATTGCACCCCACCCCTAACCCCTCCCCGTTCACGGGGAGGGGAGGGAAAGCGTAGCTTTCGCAGGGAGGGGTTCTTCGGTTTTTAGAAGTAATCAATCGGGCATGATATCACTCGTCTTCGCGTAGCATCTAGGTAAGAAGAAGGCCGTTAACCAATAACTGTAATCAGTCATCAGTCATCAGTCATCAGTCATCACAATTAGATATTTTGATTCACGCACTTTTACAACACACGCAAAAAGATTTATACTATTCAAAAAACCTGACACCAATTATGTTGATTATAAATTATTTACTATCCAATCCTTTACCCACAAACTATTCCTAGTGATACTAAGTCGCGAAGAGAAATAGCATCTAGAAATAAGCAAATAACATCTCCCTCATCCCCCCCATCCCCCTCATCCCCCCCATCTCCCTCATCCCCCCCATCCCCCCATTAAATGCAACTCGGCATGAGTAGCTGCACTTAACAAACAGCATTACACAAAACTCAAAACCCATGACAAGAAAAATATTAACAGGACTCAGTTCACAAGCCTACGAACATCCCTTTGATCGCCAGGCTTTAACAGCATTAAAAAAGATGCCTGGTATCTCCTTGCTACTCAAAAAAATCAACGAGTACGGCATCGATCGCCTACTAAGACTGCTAACCCTTGGTAGTGAAATCAAAGTTACGCCTCGGAATTTTCCTCAATTACATCAGACACTTGTAGAAGCTTGCGAAATTCTTGATATTACTCCCCTTCCTGAACTACATCTGTCAAGAGGTCAAGGTCACGTCGATAGTTATAGTATTGGCGTGGAAAAACCCATAGTCGGTATCAATCTAGATGCAATGGAGTGGCTAAGCGCAGATGAATTGATTTACATCTTCGGGCACGAAATTGCTCACATTAAAAGTCAGCATATGATGTATCATCAAATGGCATTTGTGATGCCAGCTTTGAAACATTTGTTAAGCAGTACCACAATGGGATTCGGTGGTTTAGCGGCTAGTGGGTTAGAACTGGCTTTACATAATTGGCGGATGATGGCTGAGTTAACTGCCGATCGCGCGGGTTTGTTGGCTTGTCAAGATATTAACGTAGCAATCAACACACTGCTGAAACTCGCGGGTTTACCAAATGAGTATTTGACTCCTCCTGTAATTGAAGATTTCCTTGTTCAAGCCCGCGAGTTTTCATCTGATAGCTTTGATAATATAGATCAGGTCACAAAAATATTCAGCTATACTGAATACCATCTTTCCTGGGTAGTTATGCGTGCTAGTGAATTGTTGAAATGGATTGACTCAGGAGAATATGATAATTTAATTCAAGATAACAATTTGAAGACACCAGAAGAAACAGAAAAGTGGAATTTTCTCACTTCTTGGTAAGCTAAAACACATTTACTTTGCATAACTAAATTTTCTCAATTCTTCTGGGGTGGGCTGTCCGGCCCACCCAGTATATGTAAATTTTATAAGGATTTATATAAACACTCACAGAGAAAATACTTCCTTTCTTAGCACAAGCAGATCAACAAAATCAGAAAGTAGTTGTACATTGTTCTGATGGAATTGGACGCACTGGACATGTATTAGTTGCATAGTTAGTTAGTGTTCGAGGATTATCAAACAAAGATGCAATAGCCGCTGTTAAAAGAACAGGCAGAAATCGTTATGAAGCTGCGCTAGCTGCCCTATTCAGAGGTAAAAATCCATTAAAAGTTGTTAGATAACTCGAAGCACTTCTTAATAATTGTCGTTTAGTAGTGCGTCGGAAGTAGCATGGTAAAGGTGGCAGAGCTACCGAACAGGCTAAACTCTAAATAGAAGATTAGCGACGATAGTTGATAGACTTACCTAAACAATAATTTTTTCACAACTTTTTCACGTTCAAGTCTTGATTATAAAGCTTGAGATCCACCTTAACCAATAACTTCTGTACAAATTTATCAGTGTATGTAACTAGAATAACTGGTATAATTATACCTGATTTATCAGCTATTGACTCGAATCCTTTCTCAATGAAACGGAAAAAGCTTTAGCCAAGTAACCTGATTTGTACAACAACAAAGGTAGATTAATGAAAAGTTTATTGGTCGGATTGGTAGCTATCTTGGCTTTTGCTCCTAATGCCTATGCGCTAAACATCGTACATGACGAAGCGGTTAACGGCGACTTGTCTAGCGAAAACTTGAACCCAACACAACTAAGCCTGTCAGTTGGCTCCAACCATATCATTGGCTCGACCACTGGCAACCCGAATCTAGACCGAGATTTCTTTTCCTTGACTGTTCCTTCTGGTTATCTACTCAACAAGATTATTCTGGCTAACTATATCGGACTAGATGACGACGGCCCCAATCAAGGATTTTTCGGCGTGCAAGCAGGTTCCAATATTGAAACTGCTACTGTTAATGCAAACACGCCTCCATTACTTGGTGCAGCCTTAATTGGTGCAGCTCCCGGAACACAAGTAGGCGAAAATGTCTTAGACGATTTGGGTGTAGCAAATCCAATCCGGGGAGCTTTTTTTGTTGGCTTCCCTTCCGGCAACCTTAGCGAAGGCACTTACACCTTCTGGGTTCAAGAAACTAAGCGCGGCATACAGAACTACGACCTTGATTTTGTAGTCACGGCAGTACCAGAACCGTCTAATATTCTGGGTATCGGCGCGGCAGTGAGCTTTGCTGCTGTATTGAAACGGAAGAAGAGTTTGCATTTAGCTAGGTTTGGCAAATAATAAGCTAAAGCACATCTAAATTGCATAATCACTAGTTTACTCCTAGGTCGAAGCAAGCTACCCGTAGCCTCTGGGTTAGGAGATGACCGATGACAGTCATCAGTCATCAGTCAACAAAGATTTTCAGCTTTTGTTTCTAAACCAACGCAGCTGTTTTCATAAAATCTGCTTTAGGAACGTCTAGTAACTCTAAAATAGTTGGAGCGATCGCCAGCAGAGATACTTTTTCTTGATGAACTGAGTGAAAAATCTCAAATAGTCACCACGACTGAGGGGAACAGAATCATTTGTGTGTTCTTGGACTTGTTTTTGGACAAATCGGAAGTATGCCCCATGCCCCATACCCTATTCTTTTGTCAAACCAACGATCGCTTTAACCAACAGTTCCGGATCTACTGGTTTGGATATGTGCAATTGAAATCCTGCTGCTAGTGCTTGCTGCTGATTAATTTCTCCAGCATAAGCTGTCAAGGCGATCGCTGGCACATTTCCTCCTTGTTGTGGCGATCGCTTTCTCACTTGACGCATCAGCATATAACCGTCTATTTCTGGCATCCCGATATCACTGATCAAAACATCTGGTATTGACAGAGATAGTGCTTGCAGTGCTTCCTTTGCTGAAGCTACAGCAGTTACTTTCACTCCATACTCTTGCAAAATAAACGATACTAAGTCCCGGATATCCGGTTCATCGTCCACTACTAGAATTTCCATATTTGAAAGTATCCGAGGATGAGGGTTAAAAGGTTGAGGCTGATCATCTTCAAGGTCTACTTGTTCGTTTCTCAACAAAAATGGTAGTCTCACAGTGAAAGTTGCACCCATCCCTTCTCCAGGACTTTCTGCCCAAACTGTTCCCCCATGTAGTTCCACAACCTGACGCACAATTGCTAGTCCTAAACCTAGCCCGCCAAATTTGCGGGTTGTTGTACCATCAGCTTGACGAAAGTAATCGAACACGTAAGGCAGAAAATCCGGGGTAATTCCCTTACCTGTATCGCTGACTGTGATTTGAGCTTGGTAATCAACTTCTGCGACTCGAATTTCTACATGTCCTCCTTTTGGTGTAAACTTGACTGCATTAGATAATAAGTTCCAAACCACTTGCTGAAGGCGATTTGGATCACCCATAACTTGCCCTAAGCTTGGATCAATTATGGTTTGAATTTGAATTGACTTGGCTTCTGCTGCTAGTCGTACCGTATCTATGGCACCTTCTACCACCATCAGCAAGCTGACGGGACAGACATTTAAACTCAATTTTCCTTGGAGAATCCGAGAGACATCTAATAAATCTTCAATTAATTGAGTTTGTAATTTGGCGTTGCGTTCGATGGTTTCTAGGGCGCGGTTAGTAGTTTCTACATCAAATTTGCGTGAACGTAGTAATTTTGACCAACCCATAATGGGGTTGAGTGGGGTTCGCAGTTCATGGGAGAGAACTGCGAGAAACTGATCTTTAATGCGGTTAGCAACCTCTGCTTCTTTACGGGCTGCGCGTTCTCGTTGCAGCAAGCGATCGCGTTCTTGTTCAGCGTGTTTGCGTTCGGTAATATCTAGTACAAAGGCGACTCCATCATTTAGCGAGTCATTCAGCAACGCTACCCCCAAAACAACCGGTACTCGCTTGCCGTTGCGATGGATGTATTCTTTCTCATAAATATGGGAAACACTGGTGGCTTTTACTTCTGTGAGGGCGCGATCGTCCAAATGCTTATACTCGATGGGAGTAAGTTGCCTCCAATTTATTTTACCATTAGCAGTAAATTCATCACGAGTGTAGCCTGCTAGTTGTAAATATGCGTCATTGGCATCGGTAATAAAACCATCCATATTCCAAAAAGCCACTCCCACCAAATTGGACTCGAACAAGCGGCGAAATCTGGCTTCGCTTTCGCGCAATGAATGTTCTACCCGTTTGTGTTCTGTAATATCACGAGAAACAGTAATCACACCCTCAATTTGATCAAAATTTCGTAATGGGGTAAGAATGTATTCATAGTAATGTCTGCCATCTGCCAAAACATATTCACACTCATCCTTAATCGGTTCCCCAGTTGCGATCACAAATTGGCGTTGATTCTCTACCCTATCTATAAAGTCTGTGGGTAAATCCAATTCCCGCACATTTTTACCGATAATATCCTCAACTTTGCAGCCTAGCACAGCAGCGCCACCATGACTAACATATTGATAGCAACCTGTACGATTAATAATAAAAATGTTATCAACAGATGCGGCGAGGATAGCATTTAAAATATTTGCTTGTTCTTGAACCTTAGTTGTCAATTTACGAGTACTTTCTTTTGCCTGCTTGCGGTCTGTAATATCCATACAAACCCCAATCATCCGCACCGCCTGCCCAATATCATCATAAAAAAATTGTCCCTTCGCGAAAATCCAATACACACTTTGGTCTGGCCAAACAATACGAAATTCATCACTATAGTCAGTCTTTTCTTCCAAAGCATGGGTGAGAACTTGTATTACAGATTGCCTGTCTTCTGGGTGAATGTAACTGAGGAAAGCTTCATAATTACCGGGAAAACTGCCTGGTACTAAACCATAAAGCAGTTCATGATTTTCCGACCAAATCACTTTATTGGTGACAATATTCCAGTCCCACAAACCCATGTAGGCAGCATTTAGTGCTAGCCTCAGTTGTTCTGAACTTTCTTGTAAGGCTACCTTGACCTGTTGTCGTTCTATGTCACATCCAGCAACTTGACTATGAAGATTTTCGTCTGTGGATGCTAGTTTTGCTTTTAGTTCTGTTATTTGTTTTTCTAGGGCTGCTTGCCTGAGCTGATATTGCATTTCTGATCGCTCCAACTCTGCAACACGTTGTCGTAGAGCTGCTAATTCATCAGTTAGTTCACAGTTAGTTTTATCAACGTCTGGCATCTGCAATACAACTCATAATAAACAATACCATCTTTTGTGGTATGCATCCAATATATCTGATTGAGTATGAATTTTTTATTTCAAAAATTCAATCTCTCGCAAGGTACAAAAAAGTTTCACCCCAAAGGCATATCTTTACGAGTTGTAATGACTTAGTTACACTTTGGCGATCGCAGAAGAATCTACTTATATCAAGTTCGGCTAATTACTTACGATATAGTCGGTTTGCTTGGTAATAGCTAATAGGTAATGGGTAATGGGTAATAGGTAATACTCAAAACCAATTACCAATTCCCAATTACCGACCTCCACAGATATCATAAGTGTTTAAACAAACATGATATTATCTGTATATCTTAAAAGACTGCGATCGCTCTTGAGTGAAGTTACATTTTTTTTAATCCTTTTCAGCTTTTGACCTTTTCCTCGCAAACAAACTAGTCATACTCAATCCAGTAACCAACAACCCTAATAGTCCCAGTCCGTTTAAAATCGGGTAGATTCCCTGTAAACCGAAGATTTCACCGCGATGAATCTCAAGCAATAGACTACGCGAAACTCCAAGGTTAGCTGACCATTCACCTACTAGCGTAACTGCAATGCCAGTTAATAATGTTACGAAAAGCGGTAAAGCCAGAATAATCGCCAGAGTCCGGTGATACTTGCGAAATGAACGCATTATCCAAAATCTCCAGTGGTAATGATGTTACTTATTTTTTACCCTTTAGAAACAGTGGCGATATTTGTGTCAAGTGTTTGTAATCCCTTAAGAGCCTTCGCTTTATCTTTTGCTTTCAGCGCACCCTTCACTTCAGTTGCAGCATCTTCAATTACATTATAGGTTTTTGAAGATTTAGTTTTGACACCATCTTCAACCTTAGACCAAGCGTTTTCAAACTTATCAAATTCCTGTTGAGCTTTGTCAAAGTTTCCGGCTGACACAGCAGTTTTTGTGTTTGAAACTATACTTTTCAAAGCAGTAAAACCTCCCTGCGTAGCACCAGGAGTTCCAGATACTTTGGTTACTCCAGACGTTTCAGTAGTAGTAGTAGCTTGTTCACCGCTGTTGCACCCTACCAATGTCAGTAAGCCAATTGCACTTATGGAGATGATGTAGATTAAGCGTTTCATAATATCTCTGTGGTAAATAATCTAGTTTAAAACACTTTAGTAATCAATAATGCGACAAAATATAGGCGTTGCTGAATTTGGATATGAAATTTTTAATAAAAATTATTGAATTACTAGTAAAAAAGTATATTTAAAAAAGTATATTTTTGTAATGTAATATTGCCAGTATAAAACAAAGGCGATCGCCTTTCACTAAACCCCGACAATAGGAGTCAACTATACTGCATTGAAGGGCTAGAAGCTGCCGCTGATGGACTTCAGGTGTTGTAAGCCAACAGTAAAGCCGGGGTTCTGTGTCTTTCGTGAAAATCGTCATTTCTTCAGCCGCATAAAAGCTGCACCAATAAATAAGCCTACGATTTGCATCCAATAAGCAAGACTGAATGAATTTACACCAGAAGGGGGAATATTTAAACTGCCGATGCCGTAAAATAACTGTTGTGCAAACCACCAAAATACATAGAAAAAAACTGGCAGTTCAATAGGGATATAGACAACTATTAGCGGCAAAATACTGTCAATTTTAGCCTGGGGGAACTTCATGACGTATGCACCTAAAATAGCTGCGATCGCACCATTTGCTCCAATCAATGGTACTGTTAAATTCGGTTCAGCAATAATTTGTGTTATACCTGTCAAAATACCAGCAGCTAGGTAAAAACCTAGATAAAGTCTAGCACCTAGAACATTTTCTACAGTTTTGCCAAAAACCCACAGAAATAGTAGATTTCCTAAGATTTGGCTAAAACTGCCATGAATAAACATCCCAAAAAGCAACGACAATGAGCGCCAAAAAACAACTATCCAAGCTGCGGGATTGAAGAATGCATTTGTAATTGCCCCATTAATCTGAGCAGGAATTAGACCCCAACTATTAACAAAATACCCTAATTCACCACTTACTTCTAGTTTGAGTTCCCAGAAAAATATAGCAACATTAATACCAATCAACCAATAATTAATAATTGGTTGACTACGAGTGCGAACGTTATCACTAATAGGAATCATTAGTTAGTTGTCAGTTGTTAGTTGTCAGTTGTTAGTTGTCAGTTGTTAGTTGTCAGTTGTCAGTTGTTAGTTGTTAGTTAAGCTGTTCCACATTTAACTTGCATATATTGGGCGGGCGAGACGCCCACCCCACAAGAAATGTACAATTTCAGATTATGCAAACTAGATGTGGTTTAGCTTATCAGTTGTTAGTTGTCAGTTGTTAGTTGTTATTCTCCCCATCTCCCCCATCCCCCCATCTCCCCCATCTCCCCCATCCCCCCATCCCCATCTCCCCACAAACCTGTGGCAAGATTGGAAACAGATTACAACACACCCTAATGGGCAAATGAGATGCTAGGAAACACACTTGTTGGAAGATACCAAATTATTAGCCATTTGGGAGGTGGGGGATTTGGTGAAACTTTTGTCGCAAGTGATACTCACTTGCCGGGATCACCTCAATGTGTTGTCAAGAAACTCAAGCCTCAAGCAAGTGACCCAGTAACTTTAGAAACAGCTAGGCGTTTATTTGATACAGAAGCTCAAGTTCTATATAAATTGGGTATTCACGATCGCATCCCGCAACTTTTAGCTTACTTTGAGGAAAACGCCGAATTTTATCTTGTACAGGAATTCATCGAAGGTCACGATTTAAGTACAGAATTGGTATCAGGAAAAACCTTGAGTCAAATCGAGGTGATTTTGCTATTACAAGAAATCTTAGAAATTTTAGAATTTGTCCATGAACAAAAGGTAATTCACCGCGATATTAATCCGCGAAATATACTCAGACGCCAGCAAGATGGGA
Above is a window of Nostoc sp. UHCC 0702 DNA encoding:
- a CDS encoding PAS domain S-box protein codes for the protein MPDVDKTNCELTDELAALRQRVAELERSEMQYQLRQAALEKQITELKAKLASTDENLHSQVAGCDIERQQVKVALQESSEQLRLALNAAYMGLWDWNIVTNKVIWSENHELLYGLVPGSFPGNYEAFLSYIHPEDRQSVIQVLTHALEEKTDYSDEFRIVWPDQSVYWIFAKGQFFYDDIGQAVRMIGVCMDITDRKQAKESTRKLTTKVQEQANILNAILAASVDNIFIINRTGCYQYVSHGGAAVLGCKVEDIIGKNVRELDLPTDFIDRVENQRQFVIATGEPIKDECEYVLADGRHYYEYILTPLRNFDQIEGVITVSRDITEHKRVEHSLRESEARFRRLFESNLVGVAFWNMDGFITDANDAYLQLAGYTRDEFTANGKINWRQLTPIEYKHLDDRALTEVKATSVSHIYEKEYIHRNGKRVPVVLGVALLNDSLNDGVAFVLDITERKHAEQERDRLLQRERAARKEAEVANRIKDQFLAVLSHELRTPLNPIMGWSKLLRSRKFDVETTNRALETIERNAKLQTQLIEDLLDVSRILQGKLSLNVCPVSLLMVVEGAIDTVRLAAEAKSIQIQTIIDPSLGQVMGDPNRLQQVVWNLLSNAVKFTPKGGHVEIRVAEVDYQAQITVSDTGKGITPDFLPYVFDYFRQADGTTTRKFGGLGLGLAIVRQVVELHGGTVWAESPGEGMGATFTVRLPFLLRNEQVDLEDDQPQPFNPHPRILSNMEILVVDDEPDIRDLVSFILQEYGVKVTAVASAKEALQALSLSIPDVLISDIGMPEIDGYMLMRQVRKRSPQQGGNVPAIALTAYAGEINQQQALAAGFQLHISKPVDPELLVKAIVGLTKE
- a CDS encoding peptidase, whose protein sequence is MRSFRKYHRTLAIILALPLFVTLLTGIAVTLVGEWSANLGVSRSLLLEIHRGEIFGLQGIYPILNGLGLLGLLVTGLSMTSLFARKRSKAEKD
- a CDS encoding DUF4363 family protein; translated protein: MKRLIYIISISAIGLLTLVGCNSGEQATTTTETSGVTKVSGTPGATQGGFTALKSIVSNTKTAVSAGNFDKAQQEFDKFENAWSKVEDGVKTKSSKTYNVIEDAATEVKGALKAKDKAKALKGLQTLDTNIATVSKG
- a CDS encoding rhomboid family intramembrane serine protease encodes the protein MIPISDNVRTRSQPIINYWLIGINVAIFFWELKLEVSGELGYFVNSWGLIPAQINGAITNAFFNPAAWIVVFWRSLSLLFGMFIHGSFSQILGNLLFLWVFGKTVENVLGARLYLGFYLAAGILTGITQIIAEPNLTVPLIGANGAIAAILGAYVMKFPQAKIDSILPLIVVYIPIELPVFFYVFWWFAQQLFYGIGSLNIPPSGVNSFSLAYWMQIVGLFIGAAFMRLKK